CCGAACATGATGGGACGGCAGATCAACAAACCATCAGACTGACAGGTCTAACCTATCTGCCATTAGGCGTAGAGATATCACACTTTGCTTTAATTCACCATTTTTCAGAGTGTCACACTTTATATTCCTTGGCATGGGCAGTCTACATGCGGATGCATAATTTATCTCAAATTAGCGCCTATTTGAGTAAGCATCAAAGCAAGGCGGCTAAGGTTGGAGGAGAGCTTAAGCAACCGCAGGGAAACCGTGGCCGGGATTAATGCGGGAGATTTTTATAAGAAATTACTGGCTTAATGAAGTGGATAAAAAAGCTGTCAGTGTTTTATTGCATCTAAATTGTGTGGAAGTGGTGTTTAGCTGTCTCGCCTACTCCTCACATAATGGGTCGTGACAGTAGCTGTGAGGCTTATTTAACTTAACTGGTGAATAACTTGCATGGCGAAGCTATTCAgcgagttgttgtttttatatgcCCTAAACCAGTAAGGGGATTTCTTTTCCATCCCTTCTTAGTCATCACAATGCCAAAAGAACAATACCCAACTTAAGAAAGCTGACAATTAACAGTATATCTATTTTCATATTAGAGCATCACTGAACATCTTATTTTGAGCATTTTAGCAAAGGTTAAAAAGGTCATTCAGACTGTTTGGATATAGAAAGAAAATCCGGGAAACATGAACTTCAGTTCTTTACAAATTGTACGTGAGCTAAAGCTTATGTCACATCAATCCTAAACAATCCAATTCACTCCATTGCTGTGGTCATACTACAGGCCCAATAAATAAATGCTCTCTGTGGTCATTTACAGTCGTCCTTTAACAGGCTGTGTAATTCACCAGCTTACTGTAAATTTAACAAGTATGAAAACAGTTATTGGGCTTAGAGAAGAGGCAAACATGAATAACAATGTATTGTGGGAGAACAATGGTGCAGTCCTAGAGCGCCATCCTGTGTTCGCTTTTAGGTTTGCATTAGAGGGCTCTTAAGGAGCATCATTTCATTTTGTCTCTTGGGTACTTCCTTACAAAAGTACCAGAGACTGTTTTTAGATAGCGTTAAGTATTTATATACTGCTTGGCCAATTATTacattgacaaaaataaaattaaaatgttaatttatttCACATAGTATAGCATCACAATACATGAACTCAATCATCCATCACAGTTCTGATGTGCAAGTGTTTATTTTCAGGTGACTGTTAATGACTAGGCGGAAAAGATCCCGGGGCCTGTTTGAAGAAGCAAGATCACAGTTACCAGAGTGACTTTGCAGAGTAAAATCCGAAAACACTTTCAAATCTGGAACACAAATGTTTTACAGGCGCTTTACTCAGCAAATGTATCAAGACAACATGTTAATCCTGCTTCGTGGGTCAAGATCCTGGTCTAAGTCCTGATTAAAGAAACAGACATGAACATATTATGTGTCTTTGTAATGGTGGTAAAAGTAATGAAATTTGGTCTTTTTCTTGTTTATATGTTTTAATCCTGTTGGTTAGTTTCGCTTTCACTTTCTCACCTTTGAATGCAATGAGCAGTGTTACGGTTAAGAACAATACAAGTTGACAACAAACCGATGTATTCATGCTTGGAATGGGTATATTTTGTTCTTGTGAATCCTGCTGAACTGAAGCCAAACTAAATACAAAACATGGGTTAATCATTTTGGGCAGGACTGAAACTGTAGGTGGAAAAACATGCATGTTTCAACCAGTTCATATTGTCATCCCAAAATGTCTTAAGACTGCTAATGTGGAGTGTGAACCCTTCCACCAGTCCTCCATGTCAGCCTAATATATTCTTTCATAGATGGTAACAAATAAAAAGGTCTTAACCACAACATATTTCCATTGTTGTATCGTTTGAGTCATTTTGGCAGTGACCATTTCCAAACAAACAATTTTTATacaaaaccaaccaaccaaccaaccaaccaagcgcacgcacgcacgcacacacacaatcccttTTCAGTTTGCtcacaaaactttgttttccCTTCAGAAGTGAAACCAAAAAGCGAGTTTTGGGCAGCATTCAGGTAGGGTGAGGTGAGTGGTGATTAGAGAAAGCTTGCCCAGCAGACAAGCTTTATCTACATAAGGCCATCTCTGAACATATGTGTGTTAGGACTAGCAGTTCACATCCACCATCTTTTTTTTNNNNNNNNNNTTTTTTTTTGATCAGCACAGATGTGGTCGGGGTGGGTTCATCACTAGATAAGATTCCTGCAAACTGACATCACAGTTTGTCCATAAACAAGAGGTTACAACAAGGGTTTGTTTGCCCTCCTCCCATTGTTCATTAAGGAGGGACCAGCAGCTAATTATCACAGCCTTTGACTGCTTTAGGAAATCCAAAGAAAGATCCTGAACCTTTTCCCGTCCAGATACAGTTGGATTCTCTTTTGACTTCTTCAGAGCCATCACGGTGCCTTGCATTCACCTGAAACGAATGCTGGAATTTCCCTTCTATTATAGCTTGAGTAGCATAACCCCGATGTGCTCCCGTGTTGTCTCACACACTCTTTGCTCAAGCTGTCCTGCAGTACTTTGAGTGCTGGGAGCAAGGGATTGTGATTGGCGTGCCGGTGAGCCCCAGTTGAGCAGTCTCTCGTCCACAGGCTCTTTAGCCCTTCTCCATCTTTCCTTTCCcgtctttttatttctttttattttgcatCAGTGTCTAGACAGTGTTGCGCGGCGTTCCATTCAGTGCAACGGCCTTGGTGCAGGGCGAGCCCACCGCCTGAGAGCCCACTGGACGCTGGGTGGAAACACCCACCTCAAATACTTCATGGATGGCCTTCCGGAAACAGTGGAAGTTGTAGTCTATTAATCCTAAGGAGGCAAGAAAGGCACACAGATTTTATTATGGCATTTACATCTTGCTTTTTagcaatgaaaaaagaaagtcagtgtttttgcttttcaaaTACATGGGCCAAACATGACCATCAAACAGGCTGGGGGTGTCTGGCATCATGTAGTTCCTACagcctttcttctttttttatgggaTTATAATAAATTGATGTTGGTTCAGCGAATAGATCAAAAACGGTTATAAGTGTTATGTCCtgaacattacaaaaaaaaatttaaactgaaggaaaaaaaatgcacaatgAATTATTTGGTGTATTCATAGTGTTAACACATTGTCATGTTAACGACTACTACTGAACTTATCTTAACTACTGTATTGGTCCAAATATAAACACAGgttttgtttagtttgttttcttAGAACAAAAGTCTAAAAAAGTGGGGTCATCTTATAATTGGGGTCTAGACTTTCAGTTCAAGTTGCAGAACGTAAGGGACACCACCAgattcaacagccaatagagaagtcagctatGAACTGTAGAAATAAAATGACCCATAATCcggtttattttaatgttacaaaCAGCTGGTTGAAAAAGCAGAGTTTTAGATGGAGCTTCATCGACCGCCCGAAAGCACGGTAACGTTATATGGTGGAGAGTGTAagagagtgactgaagagagagagagagcccagCGGCATTACAACAAAGCTGTGACTCTGGgaaataaaacgtgttttcGCCGATTCATCACTAGAAGCGtgactgtagcaagcatctcaaAATCACTAacgttatccacattcataCAGAGATGGAACAAATGATACATCCAGCAGAAAAAACCCTGGAAGAAGGAAGTAGAACGGAAGTTACAATTACAACCAGAGAAAATCTTACCAAGGCGCTGAAAGCGGCTgacaggagtgtgtgtggttacgtaacagaaaaacagaatgaCGGGATCCCCATTACCAGAGCACTCCTTCAGCTGAAGGCCTTGGAAATATTTACCGTTAATTTAAGTGTGAcactttcatctaaaaagaaattgaaattattttaaaaattatgttGAAAACAGCCTACCTTGTtttattcaatgtgtttttattagaattatttccaaatacatatgtatatttatgtatttataaagtatttttcaaaaaaaaaggggggggggggttgtcgtCGTCTTATAatcattttgcatttgttttcatgcaCCCAACATGCACagattaaagtttttttctccataaacTAGTATAGTGGTGCATCCAAAAATGTACCACAAAACTTCTACatgataaaaacagagcaacatGAATATCTGTAGAATACTCTAACCCAAAGAAATACCCATCCACAATAGTTTTAAAGCCGTTTACTCCCTGTGGAGACTGACGGCTGTTGATCTCCCTCTTTGGTCACTTTTGAGACATTGAGCTGTAGTTAGTGGTCTGGGACAAAGGAAACACCTTGTAATAATGCAATTTCTATATATGTAATAAAGTTATAAACATAAACCTCATActacaaaaatgccaaacaattAGCTATTCCTGGACACAGTCACACAAAATCTGAACCTTCGAAAATTTTGAAATGCAGCATTTATTGCAAAGTTAAAGAGGCACTGGATCAATTTAACGGATCAAGATCAGCATACTCATCATGAGGAATACTACCAAGATCATGTCATTTCTATTGTGGCTTTTGAGAGAAAATCAAGGAGCTAAAAGTCAGGATAAAAGTACTATGTATTAAATAGCTGTGTTTTCCCTTTAGTGTACTTAATTGGAAACACATTACAATGCAGAGGTGTTCTTGTTTTGACATCATACTCTTTGTAGACATGTAGATACAGACATGCTGCAATTCTGGAATAATTTAAGACTTAAGGCTACATCACCATTAGCCTAGTCTATAGCCTCTTTCCAACAAAGTAGTTACAGGAACGTAGTTTTAGgaacagtccacttctaaacagcTCTACTAACTACTCTTTCCCAAAACCGGTTTTTCcatttgcattcacactggCCAAGTGGCCATATGAACTGAACTTTTGTTATGGTAACACAGCCATCTAACCACCACTATGtggaaaatggaaaagaagtaagagctgaaagagttacaaGAACTGTGGTCGGAGGAACTGAATAATCCCCAAATTGCTCCGCCCGGCGCTTAGTGCTGCCCAAGACGaagaagaaatgccaataaaccagagccaattttctcctatcccggaaGGTTGTGTGGACtaggcaatgcgagactaccatTAGCCTAATTAAGTCAAATGAGCTCCAGGGGACAACAGAATTCTCTGACAGTTTACCTTTGCGCTCAAAGCTTTCTTCCCGCAGGATGCAGACAAGGGCCAGGAACTTGGTGACCTCTTTCAGGTACAGCACGGTGGTGTTGTTGAGCTTGATGATGGCCATGGACTCTTTGTCGTAGGCACTGCCACTGCCGTCCTCCCTCAGACTGGTGTGGCACAACACCACCGTGTTCAGGGGGAAATTCAAATGAAATTAATTGCAcctttttgttatgtttaaaataataaataaatgcataaattaaAGTATGCTTCAATGAAAGCATCCTCAGAAAACCCAGGGGTGAACTCcgttttaaaattaacaaatgtactttttagggtcaatttaaaaaaatctactgTATCAATGCCCTTCCCTATGTCTTCAATCCACTTATTATAAAGTTAAGTTTAAGTCAGCGAAAATGCAAAATGCATCTGAATGACAGGAAAAGCTGAAAACACACTCACCCATAGATGCAGGAGACGTCAATGACCACGTCGATCATATCACAGCACAGTTCATAGGACTGCATGTCTACAGGAGAGCTGTCTGTAGCGATGTAGATCTTACTGACCACATCAAACAGGAAGGCCTTCTCTATCCCTGAATTCTGTCAGGGAGAAATATTAGGCAAAGGAtgatggagaggaagaggaatgaaggaggaagagacaaGGGAAAGAAAGGAGGTGTTAGAAATGTATAATGCGGTAAAGACAGACATTTGATAGAGGTGAGAGATATGACACCAAATGTTGTGAGACAATACTAATTTGGCAACAGTAAAAGATTTTACAAGGGCAACCACTAACAATTTTATcttgattaattgtttggtctataaacaTGTCAGACCATAATAAAACCACATTTCCCTGAAATAAAAGTTGGCGGGATAAAATTAATTTGTCCAGCCAACAGttcaaaaccccaaaacagTTATCTTCCAGTCATAGAAGATCAAATTAACCAGCAAATACTTACAACTCAGAAGTTGGATCTAGTAAATTTTCAATgtttctgctttaaaaaaaagaagaagaaaaaaaaaaaaaagtacttgggcggctgtggctcagtggtagagcaggttgcctgccaatcggaaggttgggggttcaatccctggcNNNNNNNNNNcatgtcgaagtgtccttgggcaagacactgaacccccgagtgtgagtgtgaatgtgtgtgtgtttatctgatgagctggtggccccttgtacggcagcctcggccacagtgtatgaaNNNNNNNNNNtggtgaatgtatcctgtagatgtaaaagcgctttgagcagtctttaagactagaaaagcgctatataaatacagcacatttacatttacttgcaCATCAGCCCTTTACATATTCTGTGTTGAGCATCATAACAGCATCACACTGTCCAGCTAGCTACAAACTACAGGACTGACTACACACTATCGTTGACTGTTTTAACTGAAATGtctttgttaaatgtttttatctggGTTTACATATTTTAGTCTATGTATGTATTCTTACTTATGCATGTCTGTAtaattgttgtcttttcctgttaAACAGCAAGAAAACTGACAAATACACTAATCTTAatctaactaaaaaaaaagaaattatgctATATTGTTTTAGCCCTAGGTTTTTTTAGGCCGtttatagtagtagtagcagcaggAGGTAGTAGTTATCCATTTAATATCTCAGTAGTGTTTAGGCTATTGTCCGCTAATGTCACAAATCAATAAGATTAATTGCTTTGTTGGGAATATTGAATTTTTATATGATATTGCATCaatgaaatacaattatttGTCAGGTATTGAATGTGCTCGATTAGACAAAAAGCAAATCCTCCCGtctatacattttattcattaacAATTTTTTCAACTTAATTTCCAGAAATGTATCAATACACATTAAAATGTGCCGGAAGTTGTGTGAGCATTCCTAAGGAAGTCCAGTACTGatgttaaattatgttttgcCTGTCAACCTCCTTCATTTCACCGTGTGTACTATTGACAGATATAAATATATTGATACTGTGACTTAAATTCCACATACCATGATAGAGGATTGTATTCATATCGCCCTGAGAGAGCACTATGAGAGCCACAAAAAAGGGGTATCTAAAAGAAGGACTGGGCTGCACCCCACAAAGTTTCAGAATACAAGGTTCCACTTAACGTTTTAAATGCCACTTTAATCCTACTGCCAAGAAGACCGGCTGTGTGCCGACAGACGACATATACACGACCAAAAATCAAACGTTTCAAAGCTGAATCTTGCAAGTCATTCCAAAGAGGCAGTGGCACAGAGTTCAATTAAATGCTCTTTGAAGTATTTTTTCACTACTTAATCATGAATTAAACATCCAATAAAACTGTCTGGATAACCCGACTTGCAAGTTCATTTTGgaacacacaaaatatatcaaaaaagaATTTGCAAATATTGTGTGAGGCGGGGCTGCTTATTGGGTGTTATCAACggcaatattaaaatataaaaaatatatctgCAACATCCACAGACCAGCATTACAATTGAGGACTATGAGGGCATTGGAGGAACTGCTCACCATAAAAGGGCATCAGAGTGGGAAGTGACTCACATAATGCAGGCCGTCACACATAAAAATCCTGCTGGTCAATTACAAACTTACAAAAGCTTCATTCACAAAGTGTTGGCTGTTCTTAACTTACAGAAATGAAGATGTTTAGGAGGTTCTCCAGAGTGGGAAGCTGAGGGATGAGCTTCTGCACCACTTTGCTGAAGGCCTCAAAGATGGAGTGGTCGTAAATACTCGTCAAGTAAAAGCTGAatgagacaaacaaaaaaaaggaagtgaatACGCAGTTACTAGTAGGAAACACTTCTCACTTCCTCAAACACATATGAAAGCAGGTAAAAATACAGATAGTCACGAGCTTACATGACCAAGAGACGCAGGATGGCAGAACAGAGAGGTTAATTGAAGTCTTTCAGACATAAAAACACTGGAATGAAAAACAGATGTAAGCATAAAAACATCTTCATATGACAAAAGTGGGCACATGATTCATGGACTTTAGGAACtaacatataaataaaaaaaggtccTAAGACCCTAAGGAAGCCAGTGACTTAAGCCAAATGGAACTGTCTACATACACTTGGCAAAGCTCAACTTTACAATGCATCACAGTGAAGAAAGCACCAGAGAGCCACAAGGCagagccaaaaaaacaacaacatctcaGCTCCATTATATATCCTGGACTGCTCAGGCTGTCTAGCCGAAATAAACAACCACCTCAGCCCACATAAAACACAGTGCAGCGTGTGCCAACCCAGAGCAAACATCAACGGTAAAGCTGTTGCAGAGCTGACCGGGATCAGACAGCACAGCCTGTTTAATGTTTCTCTACACAGTGTGTCAGGGTGAAGGCTGCAGTTActcattatattttatttttgtttgggGCCGTAGCACACGATCAATTCATCTGATTGATAGATACACTGcctataaaatgtaatgaaaatcaACTGTCAATTTTGCAGAGCCCCAATTTATGTCATCTTGCTGTCTTTTTGGTTTTATCTGACCAGTGTTTAAAATCCACAAAACATGACATTAGTCAACAACAAATCAGAGAAAATTATCATAATAGTGAATTAGTTTGGTGGGCTGGGGatgatgatgtggtcctgatggcatcatcggcctgtgaccttcagcgctcactggatcggtttgtgtgaagcggctgggatgatcagcacctctaaatctgaggccatgNNNNNNNNNNcaggaaaccgatggagtgctttcttcaggtagggaatgagtcctaaatggccgaaatgggtttcctcaggagggtggctggcgtcNNNNNNNNNNgagatagggtgagaagctcagtcatccgtggggAGATCGGactagagccgctgctcctttgcgtcgaaaggagccagttgaagtggttcgggcatctggtaaggattcctcctgggcgcctccctagggaggtgtccaggacgtccagctgggaggaggcctcggggaagacccaNNNNNNNNNNggtggagggattatatctccaacctggcctgggaacgcggatcccccagtcggcgctggttaatgtggctcgggaaagggaagtttggggtcccttgctggagctgctgcccctgtgACCTGATatcggataagcggacgaagatggatggatggaccgaTTGATGAAGCTGGAACcgtaattattattttctagTTTGCATTGAtagaaaaaaaacgtaattgATTGCATCTATTACTTAAATTGTTACCAACCAATTGTCTTCACATCGGCTAATCTATTATTCTTTCAGCTCTATTATGGAATAATTTATTGATAACCTGATTAAACGTGTGATgaaaatcaattaatcaaaaatatgCCCAAAAGTTATTCAATTTACAGGAGTATAATGGCGAAAAgaaatcctcacatttaaacAAGCAAATAATTATTGTAGCATTATACTTGAGAAatgacttaacccttgtgttgtcttcccgtcaaaattaacgggaagacaaaaattgaaaatttactttttcttatgtttttggccctttttccaacacttgccgcttttttcgacatttaacattatgtaacactaacttattaactttagtttcacagttatttggggattttatggtcaataaacctaatttataggaaattatacttttgtttgagttagaaaagcagaaactcaaaatatgtcaacttttactcaaatgctataattaatattaaaatataaattgaataagacaccccaaaatNNNNNNNNNNAGAGaattgtacttgccaaagagcattgtgtggaatcaatcatgttattttgggtagtttaaaaagaacattgatataggaaaacgggtcaNNNNNNNNNNtttgacccgaagacaacatgagggttaaattacTTCTGTAATCAATTAACAATACTGTCATGAACTAGGTTTCTGTTTATTGAcatcatcactgctgttgtgaACTACTGTACAGAGACAATATGGACAAAACGACGCACATGTAATTTAGCCTTtacttatatattatatatatattaaatgtcAGACCATGGGACCTTGGATCATATCAGCTCTGGTATCTGAAGCATGGGTCATTGTTTCTTCATTATAAGGTCAAAGAGGAATCTCACAGTAACACTAAGAGTATGCAGACCACAGGCTGCTGTACATCAAAACTACAACCAAAAAGCTTCCGCCCTGAACTACTACGTCACACGCAAATATCTTCACACAGTCGGTGCTCTCGACTTTTGGCTTTCTAAAAGCACCTCCCTACCCTATCGTGTTGTCTCATGTTACCACTGATACACacaagcttttttattaatgtcatTTAATCAACGCTGCTCAGGGAAGTTTTACACAATGTTGGAACCATCTTGATAAAATTCCTACTCTGGAATTAATTTCCAAGTCACATGCCTCAGATAATCATGGTGTTGTACTACACGTGCAGACTCAGGCGACAAGAATTTGGACACTTTAAACTGTTTGGTGAACGCAGCCTTATTTTCAATTTGGAACTTCCGTGTGTGCTatggttaataaaaaataaataaaaaaaacttacgGATGTGTGAGCATGCACTATTTAGTAGGTAGGTAGGTTGTTGAGCTCCAATTTTGGtgattttgatattttcagATGAAGTGAAGTATTAAAAGTTCCTTCATGAGTTGAGATCTACTGGTTCTTAAGATAAGTAACCCATGACGCTACAATGTATAATAACTGAAAAATGAACCGTCAAAAGTTTAAAACTGGGCAAATTTTCTCATGGTGTTTATAGGACATTGACGCTAtctttttggttttaaattgTATAGTAACCCTTTCATTTTGATAGCGCCTTTAATAGATTTTGCAGTGCATCTGTGCAAGTGTGTTTTTAAggcattatttaaaaatgaatatgaaCATGCAGGCAGAACACCCTGGTgtcaattctttcttttttttcatattagATTAAACCATTATTTATTACAGGTGTTCTATAcccctttttttccctaaaATGTTACAATAGTAATATTGAGGGACTCTCATGTAGGAGAAAGCGCAGGGCCTAGTTGCATGACTTTTACAGTCACACACATGAGAAATTATAACAAAATTTATATTAAATGGGTACAGATAacaggtgtctgtgtgtggtgtgtgtctgtcttgaaATTACTCTACACCAACATGTGCTTTTATAGGCAACAGGGGTGAAATGATGTAATCTTTAGCCTTTTacagatttagaaaaaaaaaaaaatcaaaatgttaaattaagtGTACCTGAGATGCAGCTTTTCTAAACTAGCGTCTGCCAGATCGTCGTTGGCTCTCTGATGGATGTCCCTCTGAGTCTCGATCTTGTGATCGTCTGACAGGCCATCCACTTTGTGGATAAACACCTCGAAGTTGATCTCTGGATTGACCCGATAGGCTCGAGACACTGTGAGGTGAAGTCTGCCCAGGGCCTCCACATAATCATCCTATCAGGAAGAAAGtaacacattaatacacatattGAATAAGTATATGTTTTCAGacagtaaataataaattgCCACAAATACATTAGGGTAATCCAAACTACCCTACAATATATATTTTGGTTCATAATTATCTTCCATGACTGCATTAATGCACACAATTCACCATATAATGAATGGCCTTTATTTCTGCTATGCTGTGGGCTGAGTTAAAgcatttaagagaaaaaaataatcaagcttctttaaaacattttgtttttgagatTGACAATTTTCTCAAAACTGCATGTACCTCCTGCTTGGATGAACAGTAACGggctattttaaaatatttcagtgcagcaaacaaTTATTCATTAGAGGTAAAATTGCAAATACAACCATGCCACAGCTAATTCATGTCAGTAAAATGAATAGGAAAGTCAACCCACGTTGCATTCTTAAAGTAtgacaacactcacacacaattaTCATCTTTTGTAGGTGTACATTCTCATCAGCTTTAAATCAGGTATGAGGAAATGTACTGCT
The Etheostoma spectabile isolate EspeVRDwgs_2016 chromosome 6, UIUC_Espe_1.0, whole genome shotgun sequence genome window above contains:
- the rragca gene encoding ras-related GTP binding Ca, translating into MSIQYEVEQLADSYGVADSFPKDFGYGEEEADIEDSPAPSDSKPRILLMGLRRSGKSSIQKVVFHKMSPNETLFLESTNKIYKDDISSSSFVNFQIWDFPGQVDFFDPTFDYEMIFRGTGALIFVIDAQDDYVEALGRLHLTVSRAYRVNPEINFEVFIHKVDGLSDDHKIETQRDIHQRANDDLADASLEKLHLSFYLTSIYDHSIFEAFSKVVQKLIPQLPTLENLLNIFISNSGIEKAFLFDVVSKIYIATDSSPVDMQSYELCCDMIDVVIDVSCIYGLREDGSGSAYDKESMAIIKLNNTTVLYLKEVTKFLALVCILREESFERKGLIDYNFHCFRKAIHEVFEVGVSTQRPVGSQAVGSPCTKAVALNGTPRNTV